In one Variovorax sp. V213 genomic region, the following are encoded:
- a CDS encoding FCD domain-containing protein, translated as MHKMISMHKQEISPAYEPPLVEQAFTRLRQDVLTGTFEAGAKLKLDELQSAYGYSSSPLREALSRLAQEGLVRADERRGFRVAPISEDDLADITRMRVMLDVPALREAIAHGDDAWEAAILAAYHRLEKVESRLSDGPVILDNDWSQLHRAFHLALLAACPSLRQRVWGASLFDQAERYRRFSARHRKTARRKSNEHRKIMDATLRRDTDTACALLEEHILSTQRNVLAALKAAEAAQT; from the coding sequence ATGCATAAAATGATTTCCATGCATAAACAAGAAATCTCCCCCGCCTACGAACCGCCGCTGGTCGAGCAGGCCTTCACCCGTCTGCGGCAGGATGTGCTGACCGGCACCTTCGAGGCCGGCGCCAAGCTCAAGCTCGACGAACTCCAGTCCGCCTACGGCTATTCGAGCAGCCCGCTGCGCGAGGCGCTCAGCCGGCTGGCGCAGGAAGGGCTCGTGCGCGCCGACGAGCGCCGCGGCTTTCGCGTGGCGCCCATCTCCGAAGACGACCTGGCCGACATCACGCGCATGCGCGTCATGCTCGACGTGCCGGCCCTGCGGGAGGCCATTGCGCATGGCGACGACGCCTGGGAGGCCGCCATCCTGGCCGCGTACCACCGGCTGGAGAAGGTCGAGTCCCGCCTGAGCGACGGGCCCGTCATTCTCGACAACGACTGGTCGCAGCTGCATCGCGCCTTTCACCTCGCGCTGCTGGCCGCGTGCCCTTCGTTGCGCCAGCGTGTGTGGGGCGCGAGCCTGTTCGACCAGGCCGAGCGCTACCGGCGGTTTTCCGCCCGCCACAGGAAGACCGCGCGCCGCAAGTCGAACGAGCATCGCAAGATCATGGATGCCACCTTGCGCCGCGACACGGACACGGCCTGCGCCTTGCTCGAGGAGCACATCCTGAGCACGCAGCGCAACGTGCTGGCCGCACTCAAGGCCGCCGAGGCCGCGCAAACCTAG
- a CDS encoding cupin domain-containing protein → MKIRRVVAGTGANGKAQFLSDGAAPRSVEFTTVPGFAAALLWATDASDSVGTGGVADRTGEAGFVPAAGGTRLMMVSFPPDAVMMRADFDAAAFGAEFGRLVPGLAETFEPDHPGMHTTDSIDYDIVLEGEITLELDDGAQVLLRKHEVAVQHGNRHAWRNLGDKPATMLFVLVGARRTGAPA, encoded by the coding sequence ATGAAAATCAGACGCGTGGTGGCAGGCACGGGCGCCAACGGCAAGGCGCAGTTTCTATCGGACGGCGCGGCACCGCGCAGCGTCGAATTCACGACCGTGCCCGGCTTTGCCGCGGCGCTGCTGTGGGCCACCGACGCTTCCGACAGCGTGGGCACCGGCGGCGTGGCCGACCGTACGGGCGAGGCGGGCTTCGTGCCGGCCGCCGGCGGGACCCGGCTCATGATGGTCAGCTTTCCGCCCGATGCGGTGATGATGCGCGCCGACTTCGACGCGGCCGCCTTCGGCGCCGAGTTCGGCCGCCTGGTCCCGGGCCTGGCCGAGACCTTCGAGCCCGATCACCCCGGCATGCACACCACCGACAGCATCGACTACGACATCGTGCTCGAAGGCGAGATCACGCTCGAGCTCGACGACGGTGCGCAGGTGCTGCTGCGCAAGCACGAAGTCGCGGTGCAGCATGGCAACCGGCATGCATGGCGCAACCTCGGCGACAAGCCCGCGACCATGCTGTTCGTGCTCGTGGGGGCCAGGCGAACGGGCGCTCCGGCATAA
- a CDS encoding VOC family protein: MLKVARPTPSHFGIFVTDLDRMVAFYTETFDLTITDRGEGRTFKNQLVFTSASPDQHHQLVLASGRPPEAKFSTVMQISFVVPSIQYLRDISARAEARGATNIRGLNHGNALSVYMLDPEGNTVEIYVDTPFYIAQPHGDPLDLSKDDETLMRETEEACRKDPSFMPLAQWQAQFESRAPAA, from the coding sequence ATGCTCAAGGTCGCCCGACCCACGCCTTCGCATTTCGGAATCTTCGTCACCGACCTGGACCGGATGGTGGCCTTCTACACCGAGACCTTCGACCTCACGATCACCGATCGCGGCGAAGGCCGCACCTTCAAGAACCAGCTGGTGTTCACCAGCGCCAGCCCGGACCAGCACCACCAGCTGGTGCTGGCGTCGGGCCGGCCGCCGGAGGCGAAGTTCAGCACCGTGATGCAGATCTCCTTCGTGGTGCCGAGCATCCAGTACCTGCGCGACATTTCGGCGCGGGCCGAGGCCCGGGGCGCCACCAACATCCGCGGCCTGAACCACGGCAACGCGCTCTCGGTCTACATGCTCGACCCTGAAGGCAACACGGTGGAGATCTACGTCGACACGCCGTTCTACATCGCGCAGCCGCATGGGGATCCGCTCGACCTCTCGAAGGACGACGAGACGCTCATGCGCGAGACCGAGGAGGCCTGCCGCAAGGACCCGAGCTTCATGCCGCTCGCGCAGTGGCAGGCGCAGTTCGAGTCGCGTGCACCGGCCGCCTGA